A single window of Lysobacter oculi DNA harbors:
- a CDS encoding VpaChn25_0724 family phage protein: MKSFAERLREDRRLVMLRILAEQPGYRANSSIMHAGLQHLGVVASRDDVRTDAHWLRDQGLISITEAAPGIEVYALASRGSEVADGHCLVPGVSRPSPK; this comes from the coding sequence ATGAAGAGCTTCGCCGAACGACTGCGCGAGGATCGCCGCCTGGTGATGCTGCGCATCCTGGCCGAGCAGCCCGGCTACCGGGCCAACAGCTCGATCATGCACGCCGGCCTGCAGCACCTGGGCGTGGTGGCCAGCCGCGACGACGTGCGCACCGATGCGCACTGGCTGCGTGACCAGGGGCTGATCTCGATCACCGAGGCGGCGCCCGGCATCGAGGTGTACGCGCTGGCCAGCCGCGGCTCCGAGGTTGCCGACGGCCATTGCCTGGTCCCCGGCGTGAGCCGGCCGAGCCCGAAGTAA
- a CDS encoding phage protein Gp27 family protein, translating to MARKRHARSKISRLPAEQRAYIERLLREDQLGLDEMLEAIRAQFPGEPAAEISRTGLGRYSKGVRELGERMREIEAASNVLVGEFGESIGDKAGDLLSQAVVTLTANAALRAQEQDEIDIDTIRKLAIAAKNSIDTKRISVNVRKAIRAEAREELLREQREKLDAEAKEAGAGGLTIEKVRAVLGIG from the coding sequence ATGGCCAGGAAGCGCCACGCCCGGTCCAAGATCAGCCGCCTGCCGGCCGAGCAGCGTGCCTACATCGAGCGCCTGCTGCGGGAGGACCAGCTGGGCTTGGACGAGATGCTGGAGGCGATCCGCGCCCAGTTCCCGGGTGAGCCCGCCGCGGAGATCTCGCGGACCGGGCTGGGGCGCTACAGCAAGGGCGTGCGCGAGCTGGGCGAGCGCATGCGCGAGATCGAGGCCGCGTCCAACGTACTGGTGGGTGAATTCGGCGAATCGATCGGCGACAAGGCGGGCGATCTGCTTTCCCAGGCGGTGGTCACCCTGACCGCCAACGCCGCGCTGCGCGCCCAGGAGCAGGACGAGATCGACATCGACACCATCCGCAAGCTGGCGATCGCGGCCAAGAACTCGATCGACACGAAGCGGATCAGCGTCAATGTGCGCAAGGCCATCCGCGCAGAGGCCCGCGAGGAGCTGTTGCGCGAACAGCGCGAGAAGCTTGACGCCGAGGCCAAGGAAGCCGGTGCCGGCGGCCTGACCATCGAGAAGGTCCGGGCAGTACTCGGGATCGGCTGA
- a CDS encoding phage terminase large subunit family protein has translation MGNAKIIPANRDALFLPFQAKWVEDTSRLKLMEKSRQIGISWSTAYAAVERTAAQGARRDQWVSSRDDLQARLFVEDCKLFAKILDMAAEDLGEQVIDKDSKQTAYVLRFANDRRIHSMSSNPDAQAGKRGGRVLDEFALHPDPRKLWSIAYPGITWGGNMEVISTHRGSHNFFNQLIREVVESGNPKKISHHRVTLQDALDQGFLWKLQQSLPADDERQEMDEAAYFSWVRAGAADEESFQQEYMCNPADDDAAFLEYDLIGAAEYPREFDWTAIEGRNLYVGIDIGRTSDLTVIWVLERLGDVLYTRHVERMHKMRKSEQEKILWPWIERCNRSCWDKTGLGIGWVDDAQDKFGEYRVEGVTFTAATKEALAYPVRSAMEDRKLRIPHDPKIRADLRMVTKQVTAAGNVRFTAERTVNGHADHFWALALALHAAGADAGPIDYRRVRLDDNDIHRDIRIGAGWRSKKGIW, from the coding sequence ATGGGCAACGCCAAGATCATCCCGGCCAACCGCGACGCGCTCTTCCTGCCGTTCCAGGCGAAGTGGGTGGAGGACACCAGCCGCCTGAAGCTGATGGAGAAGTCGCGCCAGATCGGCATCAGCTGGTCGACAGCCTATGCCGCGGTCGAGCGCACGGCCGCCCAGGGCGCCCGGCGTGACCAGTGGGTGTCGAGCCGCGATGACCTGCAGGCGCGGCTTTTCGTGGAGGACTGCAAGCTCTTCGCCAAGATCCTCGACATGGCCGCCGAGGATCTCGGCGAGCAGGTGATCGACAAGGACAGCAAGCAGACGGCATACGTGCTGCGCTTCGCCAACGACCGCCGCATCCACAGCATGTCCAGCAACCCAGACGCCCAGGCGGGCAAGCGCGGTGGCCGCGTGCTGGACGAATTCGCGCTGCACCCGGATCCGCGCAAGCTGTGGTCCATCGCTTACCCCGGCATCACCTGGGGCGGCAACATGGAGGTGATCTCCACCCACCGCGGCAGCCACAACTTCTTCAACCAGTTGATCCGCGAGGTAGTGGAGAGCGGCAACCCGAAGAAGATCAGCCATCACCGCGTCACGCTCCAGGACGCGCTCGACCAAGGCTTCCTGTGGAAGCTGCAGCAGTCGCTGCCGGCCGACGACGAGCGCCAGGAGATGGACGAGGCGGCCTATTTCAGCTGGGTACGGGCTGGGGCGGCCGACGAGGAGTCGTTCCAGCAGGAGTACATGTGCAACCCGGCCGACGACGACGCGGCTTTCCTGGAATACGACCTGATCGGCGCGGCGGAATACCCGCGCGAGTTCGACTGGACGGCGATCGAGGGCCGCAACCTCTACGTGGGCATCGACATCGGCCGCACCAGCGACCTGACCGTGATCTGGGTGCTTGAGCGCCTGGGCGACGTGCTCTACACGCGCCACGTCGAGCGCATGCACAAGATGCGGAAGTCGGAGCAGGAGAAGATCCTGTGGCCGTGGATCGAGCGCTGCAACCGCAGCTGCTGGGACAAGACGGGCCTCGGTATCGGCTGGGTGGACGACGCCCAGGACAAGTTCGGCGAATACCGCGTAGAGGGGGTGACTTTCACCGCTGCCACCAAGGAGGCCCTGGCTTACCCAGTGCGCAGCGCGATGGAGGACCGGAAGCTCCGCATCCCGCATGACCCGAAGATCCGCGCCGACCTGCGCATGGTCACCAAGCAGGTGACGGCGGCCGGCAACGTGCGCTTCACCGCCGAGCGCACCGTCAACGGCCACGCCGACCACTTCTGGGCGCTGGCTCTCGCCCTGCACGCGGCCGGCGCCGATGCCGGTCCGATCGACTACCGGCGGGTCCGCCTGGACGACAACGACATCCACCGCGACATCCGCATCGGTGCGGGCTGGCGCTCGAAGAAAGGTATCTGGTGA
- a CDS encoding DUF935 domain-containing protein → MATKTSRILGPDGQPITYDVLEEEISRGGMTGIRQIWTGSVANNLTPQRLATVLSGATDGSPEDYLTLAEEMEERDMHYASVLGTRRLALAGLEIRVDAYSDAAEDVKLADAIRELVADPMFYEAVFDLTDAFGKGYAAAEIVWDRTAKPWRPVKIIHRDPRFFRYDRETGQELRLLDDTAPVDGLALPPYKFIVHRPRIRTGLPIRGGLARLAAPAYMCKAWSWKDWMAFADVFGMPMRVGTYGQNASDGEIAKLMSAVANLGSDAAAVIAEGTKIEFQAAPNTAGAADFFERLANFWDKQVSKGILGQTMTADDGSSMSQAKVHNEVRGDLLKADAKALQATLNRDLIRPFVDLNYGHGRYPTLVVPVPDDEDLKLMLDALERLVPMGLEVEQSVVRDKFGIPDPAEGQGVKLLRAPDQPAAVDVAPPAVKAPELPPAKVVPIQRARNDEMPPQPAPEYLDGVLAQVAVRADGITEGWMQQIRERVMNCESYDELLLRLGELQGELDINDLGDLLADASALANRAGIDDAGGEGGDVHA, encoded by the coding sequence ATGGCGACGAAAACCTCACGCATCCTCGGCCCTGACGGCCAGCCCATCACCTATGACGTGCTCGAGGAGGAGATCTCGCGCGGCGGCATGACCGGTATCCGCCAGATCTGGACCGGCAGCGTCGCCAACAACCTGACGCCGCAGCGGCTGGCCACTGTGCTGTCGGGAGCCACCGACGGCAGCCCCGAGGACTACCTGACGCTCGCCGAGGAGATGGAAGAGCGCGACATGCACTACGCCTCGGTGTTGGGCACGCGCCGCCTGGCGCTGGCCGGCCTCGAGATCCGCGTCGACGCGTACAGCGACGCCGCCGAGGACGTGAAGCTGGCCGACGCCATTCGCGAGCTGGTGGCGGACCCGATGTTCTACGAGGCGGTGTTCGACCTGACCGATGCATTCGGCAAGGGCTACGCCGCCGCCGAGATCGTCTGGGATCGCACGGCCAAGCCGTGGCGGCCGGTCAAGATCATCCATCGCGACCCGCGCTTCTTCCGCTACGACCGCGAAACCGGCCAGGAGCTGCGCCTGCTCGATGACACGGCGCCGGTGGATGGCCTGGCACTGCCGCCCTACAAGTTCATCGTGCACCGGCCCCGGATCCGCACGGGCCTACCGATCCGTGGTGGCCTCGCGCGCCTCGCGGCCCCGGCCTACATGTGCAAGGCCTGGAGCTGGAAGGACTGGATGGCCTTTGCCGACGTATTCGGCATGCCGATGCGCGTGGGCACCTATGGGCAGAACGCCTCTGACGGCGAGATCGCCAAGCTGATGTCGGCGGTCGCCAACCTGGGCAGCGACGCGGCGGCGGTCATCGCCGAGGGCACCAAGATCGAATTCCAGGCCGCGCCCAACACCGCCGGCGCCGCGGACTTCTTCGAGCGCCTGGCCAACTTCTGGGACAAGCAGGTCAGCAAGGGCATCCTCGGCCAGACGATGACGGCCGACGACGGCTCCTCGATGAGCCAGGCCAAGGTGCACAACGAGGTCCGCGGGGATCTGTTGAAGGCCGATGCGAAGGCACTTCAAGCCACCCTCAACCGCGATCTGATCCGGCCGTTCGTGGATCTCAACTACGGCCACGGACGCTACCCGACGCTGGTGGTTCCGGTACCGGACGACGAGGATCTCAAGCTGATGCTCGATGCCCTGGAACGCCTGGTGCCGATGGGGCTGGAGGTCGAGCAGTCGGTGGTGCGAGACAAGTTCGGGATCCCGGACCCCGCCGAGGGCCAGGGCGTCAAGCTGCTGCGCGCACCGGATCAGCCGGCTGCGGTTGATGTGGCGCCGCCGGCGGTCAAGGCGCCCGAATTGCCGCCGGCGAAGGTGGTACCGATCCAGCGTGCGCGCAACGACGAGATGCCGCCGCAGCCGGCGCCGGAGTATCTGGACGGTGTGCTCGCCCAGGTGGCCGTGCGGGCGGACGGCATCACCGAAGGCTGGATGCAGCAGATCCGCGAGCGGGTGATGAACTGCGAGAGCTACGACGAGCTGCTGCTGCGACTGGGCGAACTCCAGGGCGAGCTCGACATCAACGACCTTGGCGACCTGCTGGCCGACGCATCCGCGCTGGCCAACCGCGCCGGCATTGATGATGCGGGCGGCGAGGGCGGGGACGTCCATGCCTGA
- a CDS encoding phage head morphogenesis protein, which translates to MPELRLAFQPFPAQEAYFRRKINYPSARWDDLRHGDHAHGFMVAGLTRLDVLDDVRQAVQEAISEGETLEDFRKRFDAAVAGKWSGFTGDGTPKGRAWRTRIIYQTNLRTSYMAGRWETLKNFPYLRYQHNTLANPREDHKAWNGRIIATSDPWWDTHYPPNGWGCRCTVTGVSEARLRALRGDAGADGAPGFSERDEPPPEWAYHVGKQARSMAAAEQFGKKVMGLPPDWRKIALDDAQRRQVDWMADWPGFIAETASSHHSVGAATPVGFISDDVLQALAAPVERRHTTTPGLQPVSALLAMTDRQLVHAMREAKGEELPLILLALQELQSWIYTPSTRVYRQASPDNLVYARPLDDGRYVAVYVRIDTQPARMPPVGRIASNWVITAAVRTPQQMADYALLKGGE; encoded by the coding sequence ATGCCTGAATTGCGCCTCGCGTTCCAGCCGTTCCCGGCGCAGGAGGCGTACTTCCGGCGCAAGATCAACTACCCGTCGGCACGCTGGGATGATCTGCGGCATGGCGACCACGCGCATGGCTTCATGGTCGCGGGCCTGACACGTCTCGATGTACTCGATGACGTCCGTCAGGCGGTCCAGGAGGCGATCAGCGAGGGCGAAACCCTTGAGGATTTCCGCAAGCGCTTCGACGCGGCGGTGGCCGGCAAGTGGTCTGGCTTTACCGGCGACGGCACACCGAAGGGGCGCGCCTGGCGCACGCGCATCATCTACCAGACCAACCTGCGCACCAGCTACATGGCGGGGCGCTGGGAGACGCTGAAGAACTTCCCGTACCTGCGCTACCAGCACAACACGCTTGCCAACCCCCGCGAGGACCACAAGGCGTGGAATGGCCGGATCATCGCCACCAGCGACCCGTGGTGGGATACGCATTACCCGCCGAATGGCTGGGGATGCCGCTGCACGGTGACAGGCGTTTCAGAGGCGCGGCTGCGTGCGCTGCGCGGCGACGCCGGTGCCGATGGCGCGCCGGGTTTTTCTGAGCGCGACGAGCCGCCGCCGGAATGGGCGTACCACGTCGGCAAGCAGGCTCGCTCGATGGCGGCCGCCGAGCAGTTCGGCAAGAAGGTCATGGGGCTGCCGCCGGACTGGCGGAAGATCGCGCTGGATGATGCGCAGCGGCGCCAAGTCGATTGGATGGCGGACTGGCCGGGCTTTATTGCCGAGACAGCGTCGAGCCACCATTCCGTGGGCGCGGCCACGCCTGTTGGCTTCATCTCCGACGACGTGCTCCAGGCATTGGCGGCCCCAGTGGAGCGGCGGCATACAACTACACCCGGCCTGCAGCCGGTGAGCGCATTGCTCGCCATGACCGATCGGCAGCTGGTTCACGCGATGCGTGAGGCGAAAGGCGAAGAACTGCCGTTGATCTTGCTGGCGCTTCAGGAGCTGCAGTCCTGGATCTATACCCCGTCGACCCGGGTGTATCGCCAAGCCTCACCCGACAACCTGGTCTATGCGCGTCCGCTCGATGATGGGCGCTATGTGGCCGTCTACGTGCGCATCGATACGCAGCCAGCCAGGATGCCGCCGGTGGGCCGCATTGCCAGCAATTGGGTGATCACCGCGGCTGTGCGCACGCCTCAGCAGATGGCGGATTACGCACTGCTCAAGGGTGGGGAATGA
- a CDS encoding phage virion morphogenesis protein — MTDTILIQVEAERAERWFGELLRRSADLTGLMADIGETLLESTQARFTTGIAPDGTVWAPLRDGSGRTPLLDTGTMRDQIYPSHGSTWVELSATAKQARWHQEGTDGPYVIEPKNGKALAFGARATHLSGPGRGKEGPVNAREGAAHVVKKVTHPGLPARPFMGLSAADEEAIDTLAQSWLDLTPAGG; from the coding sequence ATGACCGACACCATCCTGATCCAGGTCGAGGCTGAACGCGCTGAGCGTTGGTTCGGCGAGCTGCTGCGGCGTAGCGCGGACCTGACCGGCCTGATGGCCGACATAGGTGAAACGCTCCTGGAAAGCACGCAGGCGCGATTTACAACCGGCATCGCCCCTGATGGCACTGTCTGGGCGCCGCTGCGGGATGGCAGCGGCCGTACGCCGCTCCTGGACACCGGCACCATGCGCGACCAGATTTACCCGAGCCACGGCAGCACGTGGGTGGAGCTGAGCGCCACGGCCAAGCAGGCCCGCTGGCACCAGGAGGGCACGGATGGTCCCTATGTCATCGAGCCCAAGAACGGCAAGGCGCTGGCGTTCGGCGCCCGGGCCACGCATCTATCCGGGCCGGGACGCGGGAAAGAAGGGCCGGTGAATGCCCGCGAAGGTGCCGCGCACGTAGTGAAGAAGGTGACCCACCCAGGATTGCCGGCGCGTCCGTTCATGGGCCTGTCCGCCGCGGACGAAGAGGCCATCGATACCTTGGCGCAGAGCTGGCTGGATCTGACCCCGGCGGGCGGCTGA
- a CDS encoding phage protease, whose protein sequence is MPRIALNAELTLENGQAPEWVEVIPAPDADGYVAGRDGRRWRWDAEAQNSVMAAFNERGIELVMDWEHATQRRAQNGDDAPAAAWHPELEIRDGALLARTNWTPRAKAQVENREYRFLSPVFDYAKDTLRIVRMVSVGLTNTPNLRLQALNSEEETAMNRSAMLAAAISAVLGLGADATDDAIAQGINKMQDDLKTAQAANGEQPSLDRYVPRGDYDNLVTRAQNAEQALKDRDTADHKKAVDDAIDGALKAGKITPATEDYHRAACSDAEGLERFKAFVGAAVAVGDDTKLGGRKPAGQSTALNAEQKDACRLLGISEADFIAELDGDKETK, encoded by the coding sequence ATGCCGCGCATCGCCCTCAACGCCGAATTGACCCTCGAGAATGGCCAAGCCCCCGAATGGGTCGAGGTCATTCCCGCGCCGGACGCTGACGGCTACGTCGCCGGCCGCGATGGCCGTCGCTGGCGGTGGGACGCCGAAGCGCAGAACTCCGTCATGGCCGCCTTCAACGAGCGCGGCATCGAGCTGGTCATGGACTGGGAGCACGCCACGCAGCGTCGCGCCCAGAACGGCGATGACGCGCCAGCCGCCGCCTGGCATCCCGAGTTGGAGATCCGCGATGGCGCCTTGCTGGCCCGCACCAACTGGACGCCGCGTGCCAAGGCGCAGGTGGAGAACCGCGAATACCGCTTCCTGTCCCCCGTCTTCGACTACGCCAAGGACACGCTCCGCATCGTGCGGATGGTGAGCGTAGGGCTCACCAACACCCCGAACCTGCGCCTGCAAGCGCTCAACTCCGAAGAGGAAACCGCAATGAACCGTTCCGCCATGCTGGCAGCGGCGATCTCGGCCGTGCTCGGCCTGGGTGCCGACGCCACCGATGACGCGATCGCCCAAGGCATCAACAAGATGCAGGACGATCTCAAGACCGCCCAAGCCGCCAACGGCGAGCAGCCCTCGCTGGACCGTTACGTGCCGCGTGGCGACTACGACAACCTGGTGACGCGCGCCCAGAACGCCGAGCAGGCGCTCAAGGACCGCGATACGGCCGACCACAAGAAGGCCGTGGACGACGCGATCGACGGCGCCCTCAAGGCCGGCAAGATCACGCCCGCCACCGAGGACTACCACCGCGCTGCCTGCAGCGATGCCGAAGGCCTGGAGCGCTTCAAGGCGTTCGTGGGCGCGGCGGTCGCCGTCGGTGATGACACCAAGCTGGGTGGCCGCAAGCCGGCCGGTCAGTCCACCGCCCTCAACGCCGAGCAGAAGGACGCGTGCCGCCTGCTGGGCATTTCCGAAGCCGATTTCATCGCCGAACTCGACGGCGACAAGGAGACCAAGTAA
- a CDS encoding Mu-like prophage major head subunit gpT family protein has translation MALVTHALVQALFVGFRREFQQALGATPSDYLKVATVVPSTTKSNTYGWLGQFPKFREWIGNRTINSMKEHGYSLVNKDWESTVGVKRTDIEDDEVGVYNPLFQEMGRAAASHPDELVFPLLKVGHTTLCFDGQNYFDTDHPVYANVDGTGAVTTVANSDIDLVGCAGNPIWYLMDTSRAIKPVIYQERKKPVLLMRSGDKDENVFTRNEIEFGADMRSNVGFGFWQMAYASNQPLTAANYAAARAAMQSFKGDGGRPLGVRPNLLVVPPALEGAARKLLVKDENGGNEWGGSAELVTTSWLA, from the coding sequence ATGGCCCTCGTGACCCATGCGCTCGTCCAGGCGCTGTTCGTCGGCTTCCGCCGCGAGTTCCAGCAGGCCCTGGGCGCCACCCCGAGCGACTACTTGAAGGTCGCCACGGTGGTGCCGAGCACCACCAAGAGCAATACCTACGGCTGGCTGGGCCAGTTTCCGAAGTTCCGCGAGTGGATCGGCAACCGCACGATCAACTCGATGAAGGAACACGGCTATTCCCTGGTCAACAAGGACTGGGAGTCGACCGTCGGCGTCAAGCGCACCGACATCGAGGACGACGAAGTCGGCGTCTACAACCCGCTGTTCCAGGAAATGGGCCGCGCCGCCGCGTCGCACCCGGATGAGCTGGTGTTCCCGCTGCTGAAAGTCGGCCACACGACCCTGTGTTTCGACGGCCAGAACTACTTCGACACCGATCACCCGGTGTACGCCAATGTCGATGGCACCGGTGCCGTGACCACGGTGGCCAACTCGGATATCGACCTGGTCGGCTGTGCGGGCAACCCGATCTGGTACCTGATGGACACCAGTCGCGCGATCAAGCCGGTGATCTACCAGGAGCGCAAGAAGCCGGTCCTGCTGATGCGCAGCGGTGACAAGGACGAGAACGTCTTCACCCGCAACGAGATCGAGTTCGGCGCGGACATGCGCTCGAACGTGGGCTTCGGCTTCTGGCAGATGGCCTATGCCAGCAACCAGCCGCTGACGGCCGCCAACTACGCCGCCGCCCGCGCCGCCATGCAGTCGTTCAAGGGCGACGGTGGCCGCCCGCTGGGGGTCCGCCCGAATCTGCTGGTGGTTCCGCCTGCCTTGGAAGGCGCGGCGCGCAAGCTGCTCGTCAAGGACGAGAACGGCGGCAACGAATGGGGTGGCAGCGCCGAGCTGGTCACCACCTCCTGGCTGGCCTGA
- a CDS encoding DUF1320 domain-containing protein → MVYLAPAQLIDGPESLNELSELFGVLPALLKAAIAGENLSGWDAEDQLSALEALQAIDDRIVQATAEVDVRLAKRGYVLPLDPAHFPVLVTWTRAIARYHLHPQREGTTETTGRIERDYRDAIRALDQIADGKLSLGANDPTLAQDENAGAQVISNPRRFSRDSLGGL, encoded by the coding sequence ATGGTTTACCTCGCGCCCGCGCAGTTGATCGATGGCCCGGAGAGCTTGAATGAGCTCTCCGAGCTGTTCGGCGTGCTACCGGCGTTGCTGAAGGCAGCGATCGCTGGCGAGAACCTGTCGGGGTGGGATGCCGAAGACCAGCTCTCGGCGCTCGAAGCCCTGCAGGCGATCGATGACCGCATCGTCCAGGCGACCGCCGAGGTTGATGTGAGGTTGGCCAAGCGCGGCTACGTGCTCCCGCTGGACCCGGCTCACTTCCCCGTCCTGGTTACCTGGACCCGCGCGATCGCGCGTTACCACCTGCACCCGCAGCGCGAGGGGACGACCGAAACCACGGGGCGCATCGAGCGCGACTACCGCGACGCCATCCGCGCGCTTGACCAGATCGCCGATGGCAAGCTGTCGCTCGGCGCCAATGACCCGACGCTAGCGCAAGACGAGAACGCCGGCGCCCAGGTGATCAGCAACCCGCGTCGCTTCAGCCGCGATTCGCTGGGTGGCCTGTGA
- a CDS encoding phage tail terminator protein — MADVIARLAAKVPLAKTVGAAADLQAVLKTPPSVKVALYVLAFDRGGEIKYSGPNVSVQNVNTQLQVVLLVRHSAGERVGAGARKLADDVIAQVRGALVGWAPADAFEAISFRAGRDDNYLAGWYAGQQVFDTAFRIHNEVLP, encoded by the coding sequence GTGGCAGACGTCATCGCGCGCCTGGCCGCCAAGGTGCCGCTGGCCAAGACCGTAGGTGCGGCTGCTGACCTGCAGGCGGTGCTCAAGACCCCGCCGAGCGTCAAGGTCGCGCTGTATGTGCTGGCCTTCGATCGCGGTGGCGAGATCAAGTATTCCGGCCCCAACGTGTCCGTGCAGAACGTCAACACGCAGCTGCAGGTGGTCCTGTTGGTCCGGCATTCCGCGGGCGAGCGCGTGGGCGCGGGTGCGCGCAAGTTGGCTGATGACGTGATCGCCCAGGTGCGCGGCGCACTCGTGGGCTGGGCGCCAGCCGATGCCTTCGAAGCGATCAGCTTCCGCGCCGGCCGCGACGACAACTACTTGGCCGGTTGGTACGCCGGCCAGCAGGTATTCGACACCGCCTTTCGCATCCACAACGAGGTGCTGCCATGA
- a CDS encoding DUF1799 domain-containing protein, which yields MLDDEQDLTAAEFLAIGTEQAGDTTNEIELEVLEENWVATHVFMRCSPQYIAGGMAAPMATGITATEAMAAITGMRIDLEAHPDTFDQVIDMGRHAAQALNERNR from the coding sequence GTGCTGGACGACGAGCAAGACCTCACCGCCGCTGAGTTCCTCGCCATCGGCACAGAGCAGGCCGGCGATACCACCAACGAGATCGAGCTGGAGGTGTTGGAAGAAAACTGGGTGGCCACGCACGTCTTCATGCGTTGCTCCCCGCAGTACATCGCCGGCGGCATGGCGGCCCCGATGGCCACCGGCATCACCGCCACTGAGGCGATGGCCGCCATCACCGGGATGCGAATCGACCTGGAAGCGCATCCCGACACCTTCGACCAGGTCATCGACATGGGGCGCCACGCGGCCCAGGCGTTGAACGAAAGGAACCGATGA